CTCTGTGCCAAATTTgcagctgcagaactgtagctctctgaaaaatatttttttcagagagctagaGTTCTGCAGCTACCAAAGGTGACTGTGTTTTAATCCATAGCCTTCTTGATTTATATACTATAATTATTCCTGCTAAGTGAGCATTGATATTTATAACAAAAAGACACAACCATCAAAATAGTTCAATGAATGTTGATAATGACGCATTGTATTTTCCTTTTATTGCCTCCTGAAAACAgtgaaaataaattacattcatGCCTTACTCTGATTACAGGTATGTATTCGAAGTGTAACCAGTGCTGTACAACTGGAACTTTTCGTGAGATTTTATTTTCGCATAATTGACagcaatacatatatacattttcgTGAGACTTTATTTTCACATGACTGATGTCAATtctattgttagaagacatttCATGAACAGCTGTATTTGCCAAAATAGAAATAAGCAACGGGAATTGTTGCATGCATTCAATTTTACTAGGTAAACTCGTAATATCAAGAATTGATGCGAAAATAAAAACCTCACAAATGAAAACCAATCTACAATACATCAGAGAATTTTCTGCTCAAGAAAGTTTTCTCATCTACAACACAGCTGCTAATGGCCTCCTACCCGAGTCTATGCCCCCCACCCCCTGCTGCCCTTCTTTGATTCCCTGCCGGTGCAGCTGTCTGACTAGACATTACAACAAGGAATAAAACTCCCCCAAATAATAGTCCGGGAAGTCCAAACAATAACAAAGCCAGAATCATTCCCACCAAAGCAATAGGTTCCACTGTATAAGGTCCAACACTAAACCGCGGAATTCCCAGCTCTAGCAGTTTTTGATTGATTAACGTGAACACTGACACCTGTCCATCACCCTGGCCTATAAATCCTCTTCCTGCCCCTGGTCCTTGGTGGCTTTCATCATGTTGCACAAAACCCTGTATTCAAACAATATGACAagtgaaattatttgaaatgtacaaattgtaaatttcaggagaaAAAAACCATTCAGTGTTCGAATATCTTTCCCATGTTTACTAAATAAACATGTACTTTCATTCTACTTGTTGTGCACATGTATCATGATTTGGTTTTATATAGTATTATCacatttataatatacatgcagATTTCATAATAATCATTTAAATTTGGTCACATGGATCATAATCAACAAATAGTTCTGCTTTGCAGTCAGAGAGAAATTtgtctcacattatcaccagtgcgACACTGACTTTagccatgtgagacagccatgtgagatttttctctCTTACACTACTATGTACAGTGTCattgattgtgatgtcatatgtgTTCTATGATTTACATTAGGCCTTACAcattaaagtaaaatattttgtattgttttcttcaaaatttcaatttgatatagctttctggcagacaaccttgggttttgtaGTTTGcatttacagtgtaaaccattttaaaatatgcttttTCATACTGTGTAATTAGTTTATAcattcaaatgaggattttgataattttgaattttctcaaagctccttaattaatgcactaaactgtggataaaatgagagaaaagtaatccttcattatttactcgtgtgggttAGGGAAATttcacctctggaacaagattcactGTTGACTCGGCAAAGCCTTGTCCTAGACTGCGACCTCTTTCCCTGTGGagtttccctatcccacactcctactaatgaaggattctgtTTGTGTCTCTTGTTCACTCACTATAAAGTGATCTCAGTGAGATACAGTTGCCCTAATGGAAATCTCAGTGAGATTCAGCTGTTCCAATGGTATATAGTCATATAATCTCAGTGAAATTCAGCTTGTGCTGTGAGATTGGGACCGATATCTATACACCGAATCCCCAAACAGCCCATCAAAATAATTCAGAAATTCTTGTACATCATGTATCTAGAGCAGAGAATTTTACTAATTAGAGTTACTCTGAATCAGAAAGTTCAAGGATGTTCAAGCTGTACAGTTGCCGTATAGAAGGTTAGTCACCAAGATGCCTGAACAGAATTGCAACTACTGACCAGTGTTTAATTATCAAGAATTTCCAGACATTAATTATGAGAGATTTTCTGTGTAGgcatttgtttgaaaatcaaagCCAAGCCTCAATGACTAAAATGACTTGAACCTGTCTTGGTCTTGCAGAGTTACTCCCCCTGTTACCGGCTGCCTGTTGGGCTCTGGGATCATCATCAGGCACTATGTCGCCATTACTGAGAATTCTCACCATCGCAATCTGTCCTGTAAGAGTTTGGAAcaaattaaagggactggttcacgatttttgataaaaatatttttcatttctgatggtaaacattaaaaatataactcatttaatatgGACAGCCAAAcatttgaccttctgaatgcaagaataaaagcaatagattttgtaatataaagcatcttaattttgcatagtcgcacattctaacttttagatgaaacattttatccgaagaatgcttgaaatgtgaaagatataataaattcagatcgatatccatttcttttgaaaattttgtaaacaataacataccgtaatctctgtttacaaaacaaataataaactctctaaaatgagcttctgtgataatgtataaccttaatttttatgtgaactcttttaaacaattaaacaatagattttgatcattaaaagtgaaaaagaaaattttggggaaaatcgtgaatcagtccctttaaatgattatcttttaaaggggcatggctgttattttgtcaccaaaaattcatcttcgctagccaagggttttcggtccactccgctccccattATGGGGAGTGGAGAtgccaaaaattgaattcaatgaaaagtgcccctatcttatatattttagtaATAAAACCAGTATCTAATGATTAATCAAACACTTTTTACCCTCAAAGCAGGCACATAATTATGTAATTTTTGTGATTAAATATTTATTGGCTTGCAAGTCTATAATTCTTCCCtattatatttctttacactaaaagtggTTATCTAATGTAGTATTATTAAGTTTCTCTTCTAACTGTTTTATCAGTCattaatgtacagtgtatctatcCCATGTCATTGGGACTCGGaggatttgaaaaaaaaattgcttgccatcactttcacagctaatgcccctttaaaatcCACTTTTATaattgtgtgtatagtgagCGTAGTACGACTGATTGTGTGGTGAATGGAACATATATTACAAAAAAACCTTATGTGCAGTGATTACTAGTTTCTGCCCTTTTACATTCTGGGATGGAAATAATAATTGCAAATTAAAACTTAGAAGAGTCACTCTGTTTAAAATAATACAAAGTAAATCTTAATTATTATGATGTCACCATTTCAAATGAGGCAGTGGAAATGCTAGTTTTACATTTGTTACAAATATGATATGTACTTCAAGTCTTTTTATTTAGAGCTTGGGAAACAGAGACCCCATGGAACTTTTCATGACATAATGTGTAAAAATAGCACTTCATCATGCTTGTGATCTATTATCTCTAAATCAAAATGTGGATCATAGTATTTTGGACTGATGATCATGAGGAGCTTTATTAATTTCACGCTTAAATTTTGAGTGGATCTCCTCAGTGGATCATTATCAAAAGTCCTACaaataacaaacttgaatctacatttattttctgTAGATGTGATTGCTGAAACAGTTTATGATTGTGTGACAGATTCTGTACAATTATGGTATTCTCTTCCCAACATTATAAACCTGTACATCAATGCTATAtgagaaatttaaagatatcacCACTTTGCTTGTAAATAGAGATTTTCGGAGATTTATTTTCTTATTGCATGATCTTCATTATATATTGTAGTCATTTTGTTTctatttaaggaggaataacataCCAGAGGAAATTGATataatggatgaaaagtggtggatatgtacaataatattttgaataccaaactctctattttactaaatatttagtcaggGAAATGAGGGGAATCACCCCCACCCTGCgattgaaagaaaataaatatgtcTGCTTCTTTCTATTCATTTCCAGTTGTAAGATGTTAGGCCTAGTTCAACATGTTCAAAGTATGGACATTCCctggaaaaaaattcttttggGAACCCACTCCATGTGGATCCAAGCTTTTATGAAATTAGAAGATTTATCTTAAATCCAATATGTGGACccctaatctcagcgagattcgtcgaggctggagaGGCTTCAGtacaaatatccagcctcgacgaatctcgctgagattagtgGGCACCCTGAGGAGCaacaacagtttacaatgaggAAGAGGACAGCAAAACATACGATCAGAATCTTTATTTTCCTATCAACatcacagggttttgacacaatctgaacaactggtatatatagtatatataatacTATCATACTATGTACAcaagtttgctcagattgtgtcaaaaccctgtgatCAACATGACCAATGACTTACAAATGGTAACACAAGCATACGGTACATTAATGTTACGTGTGATAAGAGAAACGGGAGTTTTATTCATATAATAACTGAGGGGAAAATCCTTTGTAAAAATGCTTAGTAAATACTAAATAGACCTAGTAGTACAAAAATTGTATGTCGCTGTGCTCGCCTTGTAACGCTGCACCGtcgaactttttaaaaaaaagaaaataacattCACTAATGCAGACAACAGTGAGCTTTGAGAGCTCTGCGTCTGCGTTATGAAAAGCACTTAGTCATTACCAGAAAACACAGGGTACTGCTACAGACGCTCGAGTACCGTACGTCTTGTTCAGTTGTTGTAACGTTGTACGTGTAGGCCTATCTCACTGTTTATCCCATCAACACCTTTTTTAACTTACTTGCGCAGAAGAGTTCCAGATATTTATTTCCTGTTTTGGATAGCTCAGGACGAAGGTAGACCCATAACGGTGCGTATTCTCTTAGATTACCCATATCGTCATGTGAAGATATAAATTACAAATATGAGTGCTGTCAATTTTAGGTGCctatttttatttacaatgaTGTGCAATTTGTCATAGTGGTCAAAGTGTGAGTCGCGCCACTTGATCCGTGTATTCCATGACTACTGAGGCGTGTCCACTCAAGTCCTCCCAAATCATGAAAATGATACACTATCAAACCGCACTTTAGTTGATAAGGTGGTAATGGTTAAATGATATGTTGGAGTCGTTGAGTGATCGTAGGCGTTCccaattttaatttgtaaataacCTTTTTAtcactgttcatagtttttatTACCTAAACAAATACAGACATGCATAAATATCAACTTTAATGATTACTAGTATTTGTTTGTTTAAAAGATGGGGAGTGCCTGTGTTTACAATGAGTAACTTAGAAAGCTGTTGCACAGTTTTAAAACGGTTTAGCTAAAATGCGAAACGGAAATCAGAAGAGACAACGGAAATACTGTATGTAGTATTTTGTAAAGGGAAGCAGGAATTACAGAGAACAGGAAATCCTGTTTCACATAACTCTTACAAATGTTTATGTAATTTAAGATCATTTtaacttattttgaaaaaatattaagcaagaaCCTATGGGCACCACCCCCTTTTCCCttctttgtcattttctgaccTCTCTCCCTCCCCCAAtgattgtgacagtatgttgtttcacaaatagaAATATGCTGAAAAAAGCTTGAATCATAATTCAATCTTTATTACTTTTTTGCTGGCTGTCACCTTTTAAGAAACAATTTTATGAGCCTATTGAATGAATAAGAGGTTTTCACACACTCACACCCCACCCCCAGTTCAGTGGTTCTTTGTCAATGAGAAATTTTTTCTACAACCCAACGTGTTTTCTTAATTTATTtcccaattattttcctatggAAGGGAGTATTTCCCTGAAATCCCTTTCACCCATTGGCTTAAAAAACCTTGAGTGGTCCtggaaaagtaaaaataaaaaatgtgaaaagttaacttATACAATGTTGACAATTACAACAGACGGCATTTTTAATTAGAAAGTTCACAAGTATAGTAATACAAATGTATTTGTTGAACTTAATGTAGAGATTCCTGATACCTGCATAAATATGGGCAAGCATAAGAAGCATAAGCATGGACACAGCAGCAgcagtagcagtagtagtagcaGCAGCTCCAGCTCGGATGAAGAATTCAAGCACCTGCCCAAATCAGAAAGAAAGATGAGGAAGAAAATGAAGAAGCAGATGAAGAAAGTAGGCGAATTTCACTTcagaaaataaatcatcagggcttgaagctatCTATTtgtgtcaccagtccagccgaactgatggggtataatttcaaccagtccgcagaaaaattacCAGTCtgacagagttttccagaaataattaaacatatttcgttaaatgttattaaaatgaaatttaactcaatatgccccagacaatattgtaatacttaatgtgggatttatatttacaaatcagattcgtctgatatctacatatcgaagcatgccaaatgtgtgtataaaatttcataagtatattttccaaaatgatgctttagaaaattaaccagttccatcggactgactaaaacaaatgtatgtcagtccgccagacttttaaccagtcacagactgacgggcatatgttaatttcgagccctgaatCATGGTCACATGTAAATTTTTGCTACCTGATTTGCCGCAAATGGTCATTTACTCActacatattttatttcatctctTCTGTACACCTGTTTTATGCTTTTTACTAATGTTTTAGGGAAAGATGCCACATGGTATGGGAATGCCATCTGCCCATGGATCTGTAAGTAAATCTTACTACAACAATGAATGAATGTCATTTGTACTGCACtgtacatttcatttgaaaacacCCGCCCAAAGCAGCACTgtacttttatttgaaaattcatgcATGAACAAATGTGGAACTTGACCTCTAGCCTATTTAGTAAAGTAGACACATATTAAGGATATTCTTTAATGCATGTATCTCTTAAGTAATGGACTGTGGTTCTATTAATTGTTGCTTAGCATCAAAGTTTTGccaacaaataaaattttattgggATGTAAATTCGTAGACACCTTCCCTTGAATTTTTCCTCTGAAATGAAGAATCTAATTCATTGACCACTTGGTTTCATGGTCTTGCTTAACCATGAAAACAATCAAAACTGGTTTTCAATGAATAATGATGAAACCACGATTAtgttattttcagaaatgaccAAAATTATTGTAGAATTACCCAGGAGCGGTACCTGCTGGAGGTATGGGATACCCAGGAGGGGTACCTGCTGGTGGGATGGGATACCCAGGTGCGGTACCTGCTGGGGGGTATCCCTCAGGTCACGGTGCAATGCCCCCTGCTGGTGCAGGTTACCCAGCTGGAGGAGCAGGCTATCCGATGGGAGGCATGCCGCCACCCGGTACAGGTGTGCCACCACCTGCAGGATATTCAGCCGGCGGTTTCGCTCCATCAGGTGGTGCCCCAGGATATCCTGCTGCACCTCAGCCAGCCTATCCACAGGCACCAGGTGGTTCTTATCCAGCAGGTAATTTTGATCAACTTTATTAGTGATGACCATCATGTCACCTTAATGAAGAATAATCAGCTTACATCATACTAACATGTTTTTGTACAGTTATTGTCTAGTAAATACACTTACACTTTGGAATGATTAGTTTCAGTTAAAATTGCcatcaaaaatacatttatcatatacatgtaggattaGAAACAGAGTGCAAGccatatgcatgtacatgaatTACTGTCAATTTCTACAAGTGTACCAGGAATCAGGTGCACAATGCATGCTTATTGCAAAGATGTatgattatacatatattaacaACACATTTGTTTTTATAGAATGTTTATCAGACATATTAGATGTCGATTGTTGTAATGAtgacaacatacatgtaggtttcaggtatatttatttattttttttaggtaTAGATTCAGGTATATTTATGGAAGTACGTGTAAGAATAGAAACACTTCATTGAATGGAATTATAGTTTTGTGATACTTGGTAACAAATTATGAAGTCATAGGGAAATAATGACATCAGGAATGAGTCAAGGTTTTTAACCAGTCTCAGAAATGTCGACACAAGGAGGTTTGACTGTAAGTGTTGTTTGTAACAGGTTCTATGCTGATAGAGATGTCACACAAGCTGATAGAAAGCATTAGGCGCTAGTGTTGTCTGGAGTAACCTGTTGCATTTCAGTGTCTGTACTGcagataattttattttcctataaaaGACTAATACCGACATTTTCTGTTACAGGAGGTGTACCTCCTCCAGGCCAGTACCCCGGAAGTAAGTACTTGTAAATTCTGACAAATTAAAATCTTAGTACTAGTGCATGCCTTTTTAAAATTCCTAATGAGCAAATTCATGTACTTCACTTACT
This genomic window from Ostrea edulis chromosome 4, xbOstEdul1.1, whole genome shotgun sequence contains:
- the LOC125668421 gene encoding protein FAM241B-like, encoding MVRILSNGDIVPDDDPRAQQAAGNRGSNSARPRQGFVQHDESHQGPGAGRGFIGQGDGQVSVFTLINQKLLELGIPRFSVGPYTVEPIALVGMILALLLFGLPGLLFGGVLFLVVMSSQTAAPAGNQRRAAGGGGHRLG